The Solanum pennellii chromosome 11, SPENNV200 genome contains a region encoding:
- the LOC107003393 gene encoding GRF1-interacting factor 1-like: protein MQQQHLMQMQPMMAAYYPNNVTTDHIQQFLDENKSLILKIVESQNSGKISECAESQAKLQRNLMYLAAIADSQPPPPNMHSQLASGGMMQGGAHYLQQQQAQQLTTQSLMASTRSSSSMLYGQQQQLSSLQQQQAAAYHSQQLGMSSSGGGSSGGLHMLQSENTHSGSTGFPDFGRGLGSGNKLEMGGSMSDQGRGGSSSGHGGDGGENLYLKSSEDGN, encoded by the exons ATGCAGCAGCAGCACCTGATGCAGATGCAGCCCATGATGGCAGCCTATTATCCAAACAATGTCACTACTGATCATATTCAACAg TTCCTGGATGAGAACAAATCACTTATTCTGAAGATTGTTGAGAGCCAGAACTCTGGGAAAATAAGTGAATGTGCAGA GTCCCAAGCTAAACTTCAGAGAAATCTTATGTACCTTGCAGCTATTGCTGATTCACAGCCCCCGCCTCCTAATATGCATTCACAG TTAGCTTCTGGTGGGATGATGCAGGGAGGGGCACATTACCTGCAACAACAACAAGCTCAACAACTAACAACGCAATCGCTTATGGCTTCAACAAGATCCTCTTCCTCAATGCTCTATGGCCAACAACAACAGCTATCATCATTGCAACAACAACAAGCAGCAGCCTATCATAGCCAGCAACTCGGAATGAGCAGCTCTGGTGGAGGAAGCAGCGGTGGACTTCACATGCTACAAAGCGAAAACACTCATAGTGGTAGTACTGGTTTCCCTGACTTTGGCAGAGGATTAGGCAGTGGAAACAAGCTGGAAATGGGAGGTTCTATGTCTGATCAAGGACGGGGCGGAAGCTCGAGTGGTCATGGTGGTGATGGAGGTGAGAATCTTTACTTGAAATCTTCTGAAGATGGGAATTAA